A genome region from Paracoccus stylophorae includes the following:
- a CDS encoding DUF1778 domain-containing protein has translation MNLISCSIANPYTAAAWTTNVVLFVGLRYNPIMPRLSIDITPEEHQKLKAIAALKGQSIKEFVLKRALGDAPTLDAMSEEEAFSALAEFLKPRIDQARRGELSTKSVADIRREAREQTGR, from the coding sequence ATGAATCTGATTTCTTGCAGCATAGCCAACCCATACACTGCTGCAGCATGGACAACAAATGTTGTTTTGTTTGTCGGGCTGCGTTACAATCCGATCATGCCCAGACTATCTATCGATATCACCCCAGAAGAGCACCAAAAGCTCAAAGCCATCGCCGCCCTTAAAGGCCAGAGCATCAAGGAGTTCGTCCTGAAGCGCGCGCTTGGCGATGCCCCTACGCTTGATGCGATGAGCGAGGAAGAAGCGTTCAGCGCTCTGGCCGAGTTCCTGAAACCGCGGATCGATCAGGCGCGGCGGGGGGAGCTGTCCACGAAGTCGGTTGCCGACAT